A genomic region of Staphylococcus roterodami contains the following coding sequences:
- a CDS encoding universal stress protein codes for MITYKNILIAVDGSHEAEWAFNRAVGVAKRNDAKLTIVNVIDSRTYSSYEVYDAQFTEKSKHFAEELLNGYKEVATNAGVKDVETRLEFGSPKSIIPKKLAHEINADLIMSGTSGLNAVERFIVGSVSESIVRHAPCDVLVVRTEELPADFEPQVATTQLREKYQN; via the coding sequence ATGATTACTTACAAAAATATTTTAATCGCAGTTGACGGTTCACATGAAGCGGAATGGGCATTTAACAGAGCAGTTGGTGTTGCTAAACGTAACGATGCGAAGTTAACAATTGTGAATGTAATTGATTCAAGAACATATTCTTCATATGAAGTTTATGATGCTCAATTTACTGAGAAATCTAAGCATTTTGCAGAAGAATTATTAAATGGTTATAAAGAAGTAGCAACTAACGCTGGTGTTAAAGATGTAGAAACACGTCTAGAGTTTGGTTCTCCTAAATCTATCATTCCTAAAAAGCTTGCACATGAAATTAATGCAGACTTAATTATGAGTGGTACATCAGGTTTAAATGCTGTTGAAAGATTTATTGTTGGTTCTGTATCTGAATCAATCGTACGACATGCACCATGTGATGTTTTAGTTGTACGTACTGAAGAATTACCTGCAGACTTTGAACCACAAGTTGCAACAAC
- a CDS encoding Xaa-Pro peptidase family protein: protein MTNISKIIDELNNQHADAAWITTPLNVFYFTGYRSEPHERLFALLIKKDGTQVLFCPKMEVEEVKASPFIGEIVGYLDTENPFSLYPQTINKLLIESEHLTVARQKQLISGFNVASFGDIDLTIKHLRNIKSEDEIEKIRKAAELADKCIEIGVSYLKEGVTEREVVNHIEQTIKQYGVNEMSFDTMVLFGDHAASPHGTPGNRKLQHNEYVLFDLGVIYEHYCSDMTRTVKFGEPSQEAQTIYNIVLEAETSAIKAIKPGIALKDIDHIARNIISENGYGDYFPHRLGHGLGLQEHEYQDVSSTNTNLLEAGMVITIEPGIYVPNVAGVRIEDDILVTENGYEVLTKYDK from the coding sequence ATGACAAATATATCAAAAATTATCGACGAATTAAACAATCAACATGCTGATGCAGCATGGATTACGACGCCTCTGAATGTATTCTACTTTACAGGTTATCGAAGTGAACCACATGAAAGACTATTTGCATTATTGATTAAAAAAGACGGTACACAAGTACTGTTTTGTCCTAAAATGGAAGTCGAAGAAGTAAAAGCTTCACCATTTATAGGTGAAATCGTTGGATATTTAGACACAGAAAATCCATTTTCACTTTATCCACAAACAATTAATAAACTACTAATAGAAAGTGAACATTTAACAGTTGCACGTCAAAAACAATTAATCTCAGGTTTCAATGTCGCTTCATTCGGAGATATTGATTTAACAATTAAACATTTGAGAAATATTAAATCTGAAGATGAAATTGAAAAAATTCGTAAAGCTGCTGAACTAGCAGATAAATGCATCGAAATCGGAGTATCTTACTTGAAAGAAGGTGTCACTGAGCGAGAAGTCGTAAACCATATTGAACAAACGATTAAACAATATGGTGTAAATGAAATGAGTTTCGACACTATGGTTCTATTTGGCGATCATGCTGCATCACCTCATGGCACACCAGGAAATCGTAAATTACAGCACAATGAATATGTATTATTTGATTTAGGTGTAATTTACGAACACTATTGTAGCGATATGACACGTACGGTTAAATTTGGCGAACCAAGTCAAGAAGCACAAACGATTTATAACATTGTGTTAGAAGCAGAAACGTCTGCTATAAAAGCTATTAAACCAGGTATAGCCTTAAAAGATATTGATCACATCGCAAGAAATATCATTTCAGAAAATGGTTATGGTGACTATTTCCCACATCGCTTAGGCCATGGACTAGGTTTACAAGAACATGAATACCAAGATGTATCAAGTACAAATACTAACTTATTAGAAGCTGGCATGGTAATTACAATTGAACCAGGTATTTATGTCCCAAATGTGGCAGGCGTGCGTATTGAAGATGATATTCTTGTTACTGAAAATGGATATGAAGTATTAACAAAATACGATAAATAA
- a CDS encoding metal-dependent hydrolase produces MKLSFHGQSTIYFEGNGKKVIVDPFISNNPKSDLTIEALQLDYIILTHGHFDHFGDVVELAKKTGATVVGSAEMADYLSSYHGVENVHGMNIGGKANLDFGSVKFVQAFHSSSFTHENGIPVYLGMPMGIILEVEGKTIYHTGDTGLFSDMSLIAKRHPVDVCFVPIGDNFTMGIDDASYAINEFIKPKISVPIHYDTFPLIEQDPQQFKDAVNVGDVQILKPGEAVQF; encoded by the coding sequence ATGAAGTTATCATTTCATGGTCAATCAACGATTTATTTTGAAGGGAACGGCAAAAAAGTCATAGTTGATCCATTTATTTCAAATAATCCGAAGTCTGATTTAACTATTGAAGCATTACAATTAGACTATATTATATTAACGCACGGGCACTTTGACCACTTTGGCGATGTTGTTGAATTGGCAAAGAAAACTGGAGCGACTGTAGTTGGAAGTGCTGAAATGGCTGATTATCTTTCTTCATATCATGGAGTTGAAAATGTACATGGTATGAATATTGGAGGTAAAGCAAATTTAGACTTTGGCAGTGTTAAGTTTGTTCAAGCCTTTCATAGTTCAAGTTTTACGCATGAAAATGGTATTCCAGTTTATTTAGGCATGCCGATGGGGATTATTTTAGAAGTAGAAGGAAAAACAATTTATCATACTGGTGATACTGGTCTATTTAGTGATATGTCATTAATAGCAAAACGTCATCCTGTTGATGTATGTTTTGTGCCAATTGGAGATAATTTTACGATGGGTATTGATGATGCGAGTTATGCTATAAATGAATTTATTAAGCCGAAAATTTCTGTGCCGATTCATTATGATACATTCCCACTAATTGAACAAGATCCACAACAATTTAAAGATGCCGTTAATGTAGGGGACGTGCAAATTTTAAAACCTGGTGAAGCTGTTCAGTTTTAA
- a CDS encoding universal stress protein, translating into MYKNILLGVDTQLKNEKALKEVSKLAGEGTVVTILNAISEQDAQASIKAGVHLNKLTEDRSKRLEKTRKTLEDYGIDYDQIIVRGNAKEELLKHANSGKYEIVVLSNRKAEDKKKFVLGSVSHKVAKRATIPVLIVK; encoded by the coding sequence ATGTATAAAAATATATTACTTGGTGTAGACACTCAACTTAAAAATGAAAAAGCACTAAAAGAAGTGTCTAAATTAGCCGGCGAAGGTACAGTAGTCACAATTTTAAATGCAATTAGCGAACAAGATGCCCAAGCATCAATTAAAGCTGGTGTACATTTAAACAAACTTACTGAAGACCGAAGCAAAAGATTAGAAAAAACACGTAAAACTTTAGAAGATTATGGCATTGACTATGACCAAATTATTGTTCGCGGAAATGCAAAAGAAGAACTTTTAAAGCATGCGAATAGCGGTAAATATGAAATTGTCGTTTTAAGTAACCGCAAAGCAGAAGATAAGAAAAAATTTGTACTTGGAAGTGTCAGTCATAAAGTGGCTAAACGTGCAACTATCCCTGTTTTAATTGTTAAATAA
- a CDS encoding CBS domain-containing protein yields MTKHEQILDYIESLSIGSKISVRKIAKFLNVSEGTAYRAIKDADKMGMVATIDRVGTVRIEKRNRNEIEHLTFNEIVNIIDGQVLGGNKGITKMVSKFAIGATELKDILKYIGPKTLLIVGNREDVQIEALTRGTAILITGGFKPSSKVINFANEHDLPVLSSSYDTFLVANIINKALYNQKIRKDILIVQDIMTPLDELSVLFDTMKIADYKKMANRTGHTRFPVVNESYKLVGIVTSREMINTKDEDEIDKVMTRNPIYVNALSTVASCAHMMIWEGIELIPVVSSNKKTVGVINRQDVLKSMQLLGRQPQMGETINDQIAKYITMNQEGITVEVSPLLINHYGTVSKAAFVSIIEETIQYEMRKYKKGNVMIENLNIVYIKTVPIESHITVDFGILDVGRNFAKIEVTMHSHNDKVASALVICQMFEEV; encoded by the coding sequence ATGACAAAACATGAACAAATTTTAGATTATATTGAATCGTTATCCATAGGTTCTAAAATTTCGGTACGCAAAATTGCCAAATTTTTGAATGTATCTGAGGGAACGGCTTATCGAGCAATTAAAGATGCAGATAAAATGGGAATGGTTGCAACGATAGATCGTGTTGGTACAGTTCGTATAGAAAAGCGTAATCGAAATGAAATTGAACACTTAACATTTAATGAAATTGTAAATATCATTGATGGCCAAGTTTTAGGTGGCAATAAAGGTATCACGAAAATGGTGTCAAAATTTGCAATTGGCGCAACGGAACTAAAAGATATTTTAAAATATATTGGACCGAAAACGTTACTAATAGTTGGGAATCGTGAAGATGTACAAATTGAAGCTTTGACAAGGGGGACAGCTATATTAATAACTGGTGGATTTAAACCTTCGAGTAAAGTTATTAATTTTGCAAATGAACATGATTTGCCTGTTTTATCTTCAAGTTATGATACTTTTTTAGTTGCAAATATTATTAATAAAGCACTGTATAATCAAAAAATACGAAAAGATATCTTAATAGTACAAGATATCATGACACCTTTAGATGAATTGTCCGTTTTATTTGATACGATGAAAATAGCAGATTATAAGAAGATGGCAAATCGTACTGGACATACGAGATTTCCTGTTGTTAATGAGTCATACAAATTAGTTGGAATTGTGACTAGTAGAGAAATGATTAATACGAAAGATGAAGATGAAATAGATAAAGTGATGACACGTAATCCAATTTATGTAAATGCCTTGAGCACAGTTGCTAGTTGTGCACACATGATGATTTGGGAAGGTATAGAATTAATTCCTGTAGTTTCAAGTAATAAAAAGACAGTTGGTGTAATCAATCGACAAGATGTTTTAAAGTCTATGCAGTTACTAGGAAGACAGCCACAAATGGGCGAAACAATTAATGACCAAATTGCTAAGTATATAACAATGAATCAAGAAGGAATTACAGTTGAAGTTTCACCACTTTTAATAAACCATTATGGAACGGTAAGTAAAGCTGCATTTGTAAGTATTATAGAAGAAACAATACAATATGAAATGCGTAAATACAAAAAAGGTAACGTAATGATAGAAAACCTAAATATTGTATATATAAAAACAGTACCAATAGAATCACATATCACAGTTGATTTCGGAATACTAGACGTAGGAAGAAACTTCGCCAAAATAGAAGTAACCATGCATAGCCACAACGATAAAGTAGCTAGCGCCCTCGTCATATGCCAAATGTTCGAAGAAGTGTAG
- the ald gene encoding alanine dehydrogenase, with product MKIGIPREIKNNENRVGLSPSGVHALVESGHTVLVETNAGAGSFFEDIDYKEAGADIVAEQAKVWDVDMVIKVKEPLESEFPYFKEGLVLFTYLHLANEEKLTQALIDKKVISIAYETVQLPDRSLPLLSPMSEVAGRMSAQVGAEFLQKLNGGMGILLGGVPGVPKGKVTIIGGGQAGTNAAKIALGLGADVTILDVNPKRLQQLDDLFDGRVHTIMSNPLNIELYVKDSDLVIGAVLIPGAKAPRLVTEDMIKQMKNGSVVIDIAIDQGGIFETTDKITTHDDPTYIKHGVVHYAVANMPGAVPRTSTLALNNATLPYALMLANKGFREAFKSNQPLSLGLNTYKGHVTNKGVADAFGIEYKTVEEALRL from the coding sequence ATGAAAATTGGTATACCAAGGGAGATTAAAAATAATGAAAATCGAGTAGGTTTGTCACCAAGTGGTGTGCATGCTTTAGTTGAAAGTGGACATACTGTATTGGTTGAAACAAATGCCGGTGCAGGATCATTCTTTGAAGATATAGATTACAAAGAAGCGGGTGCTGATATCGTTGCAGAACAAGCGAAAGTTTGGGATGTGGACATGGTCATTAAAGTTAAAGAGCCGCTTGAATCTGAATTTCCATATTTTAAAGAAGGGCTTGTGTTATTCACATATCTTCATCTAGCAAATGAAGAAAAATTAACGCAGGCATTAATTGATAAAAAGGTTATTAGTATTGCATATGAAACAGTACAATTGCCAGATCGCTCTTTACCATTATTATCGCCAATGAGTGAAGTTGCTGGTAGAATGTCAGCACAAGTTGGTGCAGAATTTTTACAAAAACTTAATGGAGGCATGGGGATTTTACTTGGTGGTGTCCCAGGCGTTCCGAAAGGTAAAGTGACAATTATTGGCGGTGGTCAAGCTGGGACAAATGCAGCTAAAATTGCACTAGGACTAGGTGCAGATGTTACAATTTTAGATGTTAATCCAAAGCGTTTACAACAATTAGATGATTTATTTGATGGTCGCGTACATACGATTATGTCTAATCCATTGAATATTGAATTATATGTAAAAGATAGTGATTTAGTAATAGGTGCTGTATTAATTCCAGGTGCCAAAGCACCACGTCTAGTAACTGAAGATATGATTAAACAAATGAAAAATGGGTCAGTTGTTATTGATATAGCAATAGATCAAGGTGGCATTTTTGAAACGACAGATAAAATTACAACACACGATGATCCAACTTATATAAAACATGGTGTAGTTCATTATGCAGTTGCAAATATGCCTGGGGCTGTACCACGTACATCAACATTAGCTTTAAACAATGCAACATTACCATATGCATTGATGTTAGCTAATAAAGGTTTTAGAGAAGCATTTAAATCAAATCAGCCTTTATCATTAGGGTTAAATACTTACAAAGGTCATGTAACAAATAAAGGTGTTGCAGATGCTTTTGGCATAGAGTATAAAACTGTTGAAGAAGCGTTACGATTATAA